In a single window of the Desulfuromonas sp. TF genome:
- the ubiB gene encoding 2-polyprenylphenol 6-hydroxylase, translated as MLIFSRINRNIRSIRRYRTILGILIKYGFGHIVEQLNINYYLELGRRLVTLGATPKEIERLTQPERLRLAMEELGPTFIKLGQILSTRPDIVSHEYAEEFSRLQDRVPSIPLEQLQEQIQKDLGYPLTEMFAEFSPIPIAAASIAQVHRGLLKSGEEVVIKVRRPGIKEVVETDLDILMGLAYLIERHLPTGDLLDPIKIVKEFRRTISREMDFAREGYTIDRFAANFADDPTMHVPHVFWDYTGESVLTMEFIDGIKVSDSLRLASAGADPKIIARYGADAFLKQVLVHGFFHGDPHPGNIFVLENNTICMLDFGMVGRLDETLKFQLVDLLMAVLHRDVELIISQLLFSGELSDETRAKDLQRDLSEMIDDYYDLPLQEVNAGKLLADFVEILVEYRIKFPADLMLLAKALVTMEGVGRQLDPEFNMIVHLRPFMEKLFRERKAPASITREFTRTFIAYGALARSFPRDFKEFINRINRNKFKIDLEHRGLERLISDLDKSSNRLSFSLLIAALIVGSSLIMQTEKGPLLFGFPILGFLGYSIAGFLGLWLAIAILRSGRL; from the coding sequence ATGCTGATATTCTCGCGGATCAACCGAAATATCCGTTCCATCCGGCGCTACCGGACCATCCTTGGGATTCTGATCAAATACGGCTTCGGTCATATTGTTGAACAGCTCAATATCAATTACTATCTCGAACTGGGTAGGCGGCTGGTCACCCTGGGTGCAACCCCCAAGGAGATCGAACGCCTGACTCAACCTGAAAGGCTGCGGCTGGCAATGGAGGAGCTCGGCCCGACCTTCATCAAGCTGGGGCAGATTCTTTCCACCCGCCCCGATATCGTCTCCCATGAATACGCCGAGGAATTCAGCAGGCTACAGGACCGGGTCCCTTCGATCCCGCTTGAACAACTGCAGGAACAGATCCAGAAGGATCTCGGCTATCCTCTGACCGAGATGTTCGCCGAATTCTCTCCTATTCCCATTGCCGCCGCTTCCATCGCCCAGGTTCATCGCGGTCTCCTGAAAAGCGGTGAGGAGGTGGTGATCAAGGTCCGCCGTCCCGGGATCAAGGAGGTGGTGGAAACGGATCTGGACATCCTCATGGGCCTGGCTTACCTCATCGAGCGTCATCTTCCCACCGGCGATCTCCTCGATCCGATCAAAATCGTCAAAGAATTTCGCCGAACCATCAGCCGGGAAATGGATTTCGCCCGGGAAGGCTATACCATAGATCGGTTTGCCGCCAACTTCGCCGATGATCCCACCATGCACGTCCCCCATGTCTTCTGGGATTACACGGGCGAATCGGTCCTGACCATGGAATTCATCGACGGGATCAAGGTCTCGGATTCTTTACGGCTGGCCTCCGCCGGCGCCGACCCCAAGATCATCGCTCGCTACGGGGCGGATGCGTTTCTCAAACAGGTGCTGGTCCACGGCTTTTTCCATGGAGACCCGCACCCTGGCAACATTTTCGTCCTGGAGAACAATACTATATGCATGCTCGACTTCGGCATGGTCGGGCGACTTGACGAGACGCTCAAATTTCAGCTCGTCGACTTGCTCATGGCGGTGCTGCACCGGGACGTTGAGCTCATCATCTCCCAACTCCTTTTCTCCGGGGAGCTCTCCGACGAGACAAGAGCCAAGGATCTTCAGCGCGATCTCAGCGAAATGATCGACGACTACTACGACCTCCCTCTGCAGGAAGTCAATGCCGGAAAACTGCTGGCCGATTTTGTCGAAATTCTTGTTGAGTACCGGATCAAATTTCCCGCCGACCTGATGCTCCTGGCCAAGGCCCTGGTCACCATGGAAGGAGTCGGACGCCAGCTTGATCCCGAATTCAACATGATTGTCCACCTCAGACCCTTTATGGAAAAATTGTTCCGCGAGCGGAAAGCGCCCGCCAGTATAACCCGGGAATTCACCCGCACGTTTATCGCATATGGCGCCCTCGCCAGGAGTTTCCCACGGGATTTCAAGGAATTCATAAATCGCATCAATCGCAACAAATTCAAGATCGACCTTGAGCACCGGGGACTTGAGAGGCTGATTTCCGACCTGGACAAATCGAGTAACCGACTCTCCTTCAGCCTGCTCATTGCCGCTCTCATCGTCGGTTCCTCCCTCATCATGCAGACCGAAAAAGGCCCCCTCCTTTTCGGATTCCCCATCCTGGGATTTCTCGGTTATTCCATTGCCGGCTTTCTCGGACTCTGGCTTGCCATCGCCATTCTCCGCTCCGGACGCCTGTAA
- the lpxC gene encoding UDP-3-O-acyl-N-acetylglucosamine deacetylase: MIYQCTIAHPLMISGIGLHSGHRISMTLRPAEAGTGVVFHRTEGERTVSIEAVSANVVDTRLATVLGKGGLSVSTVEHLLAALSAFGIDNLHIDIDGPEVPVMDGSAAPFCDLLRNAGIRSLPRSRKYLAIRKPITLIDGEKRVTLIPSRFFRITFDIAFDHPCISLQQRSIKFSQELFCRDIAPARTFGFLKEVEYLKANGLARGGSLDNAVVIGEDSILNPEGLRFQDEFVRHKILDSIGDFSLLGHPILGHIKAFKAGHDINHQMVGKILASPECWKLVEFSEEDLRSALHTGAPVFSSELAFSKI, translated from the coding sequence ATGATTTACCAATGCACCATAGCACACCCGTTAATGATTTCCGGGATCGGCCTACACTCAGGCCACCGGATCAGCATGACCCTGCGTCCAGCGGAAGCAGGAACCGGCGTTGTTTTCCATCGCACCGAAGGCGAGCGGACCGTCAGCATCGAAGCCGTTTCAGCCAACGTGGTCGATACTCGCCTTGCCACCGTACTCGGCAAGGGAGGATTGAGCGTCTCGACGGTGGAACATCTTCTGGCCGCTCTGTCTGCCTTCGGCATCGATAATCTTCATATCGATATCGACGGTCCCGAAGTACCCGTCATGGACGGCAGCGCCGCTCCTTTCTGCGACCTGCTTCGCAATGCCGGCATTCGAAGCCTTCCCCGCAGCCGTAAGTACCTTGCCATCCGCAAACCGATCACGCTGATCGACGGTGAAAAGCGGGTCACGTTGATTCCTTCACGCTTTTTCCGCATAACTTTTGACATTGCTTTCGACCATCCCTGCATCTCCCTGCAGCAGCGATCCATTAAATTCTCACAGGAACTCTTCTGCCGGGACATCGCTCCGGCCAGAACCTTCGGATTTCTCAAGGAGGTGGAGTACCTGAAGGCTAACGGGCTGGCCCGTGGAGGTTCGCTCGACAATGCCGTTGTCATAGGCGAAGACAGCATTCTCAATCCCGAAGGTCTTCGTTTCCAGGATGAATTCGTCCGCCATAAAATTCTTGATTCAATTGGGGATTTCAGTCTCCTGGGTCATCCCATCCTAGGGCACATCAAGGCTTTCAAGGCCGGCCACGACATCAATCACCAGATGGTGGGGAAAATTCTGGCCTCTCCAGAATGCTGGAAACTCGTCGAGTTTTCCGAGGAGGATCTTCGTTCGGCACTACATACCGGGGCTCCGGTCTTCTCCTCCGAACTGGCTTTCTCCAAAATCTGA